The Pseudorca crassidens isolate mPseCra1 chromosome 3, mPseCra1.hap1, whole genome shotgun sequence genome includes the window atttttgattgtttgttaCTTAGCATAACCTAGTCTATTTCTCTAATTCAGtgcaaaattaagaaataagtaTGGTGTGCCTGCAAAATAAGATACAAGATATCTGATGGGACTTGCTGGGAATGGAGAAAAATTAGATTGGAAATATGGGCCAGGACCAAATCATGAGAAACTTCGACACCATTGTTGTGAAGTTAATTAGAATCTGTAGGCAACGCGCAGCCATTGAAGGATTCAAATTGCTCACTATTAAGTCATAGAGTTCATCTCTTGGGGCATCCTAGTCTACTGCTTTAGTGCTAACCCTATACTTCCTGTAAGCTTAGGAGATCTGGATCCAGAAGAGTTAGAGGAGAAAACGGGATAGATGTGGCACAGGGAGTGTAGGCTAGGTGTGGCACTCCATCTGCTGTGTTCCAGGTGTGCTGTGCaaaagaaaccagagaaagattGCTTGCTTTGTCCTGGGACAAGTATCTCTTCATCAGTGATTTCTCCTTATATCCTACTTTTCTTAGGCTAGACCTTTCAGGTCAAGAAGCTTACTTTCAgtgttagtattttaaaaattgaattatttgggtTCATCTAttcttgtgtttcctgttcaTTGGATCCAAAATTGGAACTATTTATTGCTGCTTTGGATGTTCTTTTTCTGCTCTACAGTTCCTTTTTTAGTCATGTTTCCCATTACACGTTGCCACCTCTCAGATTCTCCATGTAGCCTACTCATCAGCAAACCAGATCGGTCAGTGTTCCCTGAGATGTCCTTGCCTCTGTGACTTCATTTGCGTAGCCTGCTGGTACCCGAGGCCCCAGAGTGGGATGTTTGGTATCACTGAAATTCTACCCACCCTCTAGGACCCACTCACATGCCATTTTTTTGTGAAGCTTCCTATCTTTAGAGGGAATTAATCTCTGAATTTTCTGGGCTTCTCCTTCTCTATTAGGACCCTAAGTTCACTGAGTTGTTATATTGTGGGTATTGGTGGGCATGACCAGATCCAAAGATCAAGGGCAAGAATTTGTCTTGATTATCTTAGCAGTCCTCCTAGTACTTAGCAGTGTAGTGAACATATTggcattcatatttttaaaaattgaaaacctTGAAATTGAAAGCCTTTTAACTGAAAGCATAAAAACATTAATGAAAAGCTTTGTCTAATCTCCCCTGCTTTATTCCTTCGGAGGCTGCCTGTAAAGCACATATTCTTCCCTACTACATCTCCAGCACCTCCTAATTTAGCACCAACACCAAATGTCCTTCCCtgaaagattattttctttcacatagTGATAAAGATGTTTAGTCAGAACAGAGTGAACATCAGTTCCTTTGGAAGGAAGGCTCTGGACTGAAAGTCAGTAAACAGAAGATGAATGCCAATAGAAAGTAATCTCTCTTCCAGAGGCAGGGAGGGTGGAGAGCAGACAATGTAGAAATGAAAGTGTGCCACCTGAGAGATTATAAATGTGTACCAAAAGAGACAGAATGATGTTTAACTTGGGGGGAAAGTGCAGCAAACACAGGTAAAGAGAAACAATcttaaatgcaaatatttaaggatttaagggacttccctggtggtccagtggttaagaatccgcctgtcaatgcaggagacatgggttcgagccctggtccgggaagatcccacatgctgcggagcaactgagcccgtgcaccacactactgagcctgcgctctagagcccgcgagccacaactactcagcctgcgtgctgcaactactgaagcccgcacacctagagcccgtgctccacaacaagagaagccaccgcagtgagaagcccgagcaccacaatgaagagtagctcccactcaaccgcaactagagaaagcccgcgcacagcaacaaagacccaatgcagcaaataaattaattaattaattttagaaaagttaATGAAACTGAGGAAGTTTTACTGTTGAGCAAGACTTGGCTGTGGGGGGTAGAGAGGGCGTTAATGGACAATAAAGTATTCTGACATTTGAGCAATATGACAATTCAAAAGGCTGGTGCTATTGTGGGCCATATAGGAAAAGAAATGATTCAAAATttgaaagaaggagggagagggaagtaCTGGAATTTGGAATGTCATTTTGGTGTCTGCTTCTCCATGGTCTTTTCATTATTTACCACTTTAGGGCTCCAGAGTTATCATTTAGTAATACTGACCAGCCCCTGTATTTTTAGGGCTTTTAGACCAGAGCCAGACTCTCTTCTCTTGCCAAGTCACAAATCAATTAATGggttcattaattaattttttatagtgaAAATTTTAGAACTCCAAGAGACAGACAATGGTCAGAAGAGTTTCTTCCAATCTTTTAAATTCAGATAGCAGTACATTATAAGTAGATCTTACTGGCACTAGTTTCTCAGCTCTCTGCTGATGAGATTTCTCTTCTTGAGCTATTTCAAAGAGCAGAACGGGAGACCTGCTCTATCTTAGGAGGAGTGATTGAGAGATTTGTCTACAGTGAATCTCCGTAGACACATCCTGGTCACTGCTTCTCTTTTGAGAGGTGACTTGACTCCCATTTCTATATCTGAGATGAGAAGTAGTGATTAAATCCACTTATGACTTTACTTGCTTGGGGGTATcaaaggtggggtttttttttctttctaatggaGTCATTAGAAAGTAGCAGGAATACATAAATTCTCCTGCCAGGGCATGGTACATAGACTGCAGAACATCTCATGCTTTTGTGCCCTCCCTTGTTATAACTTACATAAGTTATCTTTGGGAATAAAATGGTCTAAATCTTATTGTACCATATGATCCCTAAAGATAGGTTATCAAGTCGTTCTATTCATAGATGAAAAAAGCATTGCAGCGTGTAAATGACCACGATACCTGTGGCTTGCTTCACAGGATTGTCCAAGGGTCCCTTTCCCAACCCCTCAACTAAATGTGGTGTCCTCCTTGCATGAAGAGGATAGTACCAACCAAACGTCAGCAGGACTTGAACTTTGAGCTGTTTTTCCAGTAGGAGTGGTAGAAAGGAAAAGCTATTGTTTGTGTCTGGATAGATCACAGTTTGAGAGGAAGTATTACATTGGGAATATCCCCATCTTTGCAGAAGGATGGGCTAAAATCTTGTTTGGGACTGTTTTTCTTCTAAAGCTTAGAATATACTTTTATCACTGGAGATGGGTTTTGCAACAAGTGCCAACATGTGTCTGTAAAGTTTGAGTGGCAATATGTGCTGCTACTGAAGTTTTATTGTATAGAATTGCAAGGTATGTGTGAAAGGCAGCGCTACGGGAGATGCTAGATTAATTTTCAAGTTGCATTTGTCCCAAAGGAAAATGTTTTGATGCTGTTAATATGCGTGCCAGTTATTAGAGGagatattacttctttttttcttttgagatattACTTGTTGAATTGCCTCCCAGTGTGCACTTGAGTAACAGTTAAATACTTGATAAATGTAATAACTAGACACATATTATGCATTAACTATCCCAATGACCCAAAGCATCTGGTAAACAATAAATCTGTGGGAGAATAAATTAGTGGATACTTTAGATGGGGTGGTCAAGGACATTTAAACTGAGATTTCAATgacaggaaatagtcaatcatttGGAGATGAAGGAATACCATTCTGGGTAAGGTAAGTGTAAAGGCCTCAAAGTGGGAATGAGCTTGGCCTGTTAAGGGACCAAAAAGAAGGCTACTGAGGTTGGAGTGGAGAGGGCAGAATGGTAGGACAGGAGGTTGGACAGGGggacagatcatgtagtacttgGTAAGTCAGGATAAGGAATTTAGATTCATTGTTTAGTATGGGAAGTAATGGGAAACCATTAGTgtattttaaggggaaaaagatTCTGGCTGGGGGTGACTTACGGATTAGAGGAAAGCAAGAGAAGATGAGGTGGGAGTTGGGGGTAGGCAAGAAGTAGGTGGGGGCAGCTGTCCAGGACTGGGGTGGTAGTAATGGGGATGGACGAGAGTGGATGGATTCAGGAGCAGTTGAGAAAAAGAGGGTGTTGTGAGAGAAGAAGCCAGGAGGGCAGGCAGGTGGGATAAGCCTCTAGGTCTAAGTAGGAAAACATTGTCTCCCCTACAGGAACTTTCATTTGCGTTCAGGCTGTAGGGACTCCATCCTCTGAAAAAACAGTCTTCACAAGTCACTGAGGAGCTGGCTCACCACTGACTTTTAATCTTTGGAGATATTTCCATAATCAGGAAGTTGCATTTTTTCCcaccccttttttctttctttttttctagttagGCTTCTTAGATATCAGGGGTGGACAGTCGGTAGGAGGGGTTCTGAGGATGGTTGGATTTGCCCTGAGGAAAAGCCGAGATACTGCACACACGGCCACTCGTCTGGTCAGCCTCAGAGTTCAAAGGAGAGCCTTGGTGTTCATTGTGCTGAGGGCCAGGGGTTTTACATACCTAATTTGTCATTCCATTCTCCTGAAAACATTgtgaagtacattttaaaattccagttttacaaaagaaaaggGTGAGGCTCAGATATGTTCTTTATGTtgtccaaagtcacccagcttgtaagtggtagagccaggactgAAACCAGAATCTGGCTCTCTACACTCTCCACACCGCCGCTGAACTGGGGTTATTCTGCTGTCCTTCTTTTCTCATTACCACACAGAGTCCACCAAAGAACCCAGCATGAGAAAGGccatgctttctctttcttttacgTACTATATTTGCCTCCTCTCCACCACAGAGTACCTCGTAAGGTGCTCAGCAAACGCGCCTGCCTGGAGGCAACACTGTCTTCTTGCTGCCACCGATGGGGCTGGGATAAGAAGCACGGTGGTGCTGGGAGGTTGACCGTGCCGCTGTGGCTGCTAGGTGATGGGGAAGGACTCTTCTGTCTGTGCCTTGACTCGAAGGCATTTTCCATTTCCTAGTCCCCTCCCGCTCTCCATCCCTCACCTCTTGCCCCTCGACTTCAGCTCAGGCCCCTCGGGGAGCGTCCCTTGCTACGGGGCTGACAGCACTTGGGGGCGCGGGGTCCCTGTTTTCCGCGCTCTTGCCCATCTGTACGCAGAGCCTCGTTCCGGGGCGCCTGGAGCCCAGCGGGCATTGACGTCAAGCGGCGGCGAAGCGCTGCCTACAGACGGTTGACCCGGACCCTCCTCCACACCCCCTTCCTTCATCgccccctccttcttccctgcGCCCAGGCTCAGGCTCGCTATAAAAGGCGGGAGCGCGGGTTGCCCCCGTAGCGCCGGATTTCAGCACCATGGAGAGCCCCCGCCTGCGGCTGCTGCCCCTCCTGGGTGCCGCCCTGCTGTTGCTGCTACCTCTGCTGGGCACCCTAGCTCAGGAGGGCGCCGAGCTCCAGCCGCGAGCCCTGGACATCTACTCCGCCGTGGAGGATGCCTCCCATGAGAAGGAGCTGGTCTGTATCCCCCCCGCCCCAGACTCCCCTGGGCTGCCGCGAGGTTCCTTCCTTTGTGCGcgtccttcctctctccctgcctccccacccccattcctaaGTCAGGGCCCGGGGAGGTGGGCGCAGATTCCCGGCTCCCGCTGTTACCCGAAGAACGTCTTGAGCCCACGGGCTCCAGACAGTCTGTAGAGCGGATCCCTGATCCCGGCTCCTCGGAGCAACAGGAGTCTCCGAGGCTCCTGGACCTGCGGTCAGTTCGTGGGACAGCGCTCGCTAAGTTTCCACCCCTTGAACATCCCTCTTTGTGGAGTCCAGGGGAGGAGTGTGTGTGGCTCCGGGGTTCCTTATAACTAGGGCTGGAAGAGAGCACCGGGGCTGGGCGCACAGCCAAGGCGGCAACTTGGGGCTCTGCGGGCGGTGTGTTGCAGATCGAAGCACTGCAGGAAGTTCTGAAGAAGCTCAAGAGTAAACGTATTCCGATTTATGAGAAGAAGTATGGCCAAGTCCCCATGGTAAGGCTTTGGGGTCGCCCCTCCCCATGCTTTTCCAAGAGGAAATACACCACCTGGAGTCTTTTACACAACCTTCTCTCCAGGATGTGGCAAATAATTCAGATAATGGGTTTGCAGAATTCTGTGGGCTCCCCTTTGTTTCCACCGTCAGCCCTTGCCCCTTGGCTCTAAGGTTAAAGAGTAGATCGACTATTTCGGAGGATTGAACAGTTTGTGCCAGGAATCAGCCCTTGGGTTTCTGTGGAAAGCAGTATTTCCtaaaaatgtgttcttttcaCCTCACAAAGAATTCTCTGAGTTGGAAGAGCCCTTAAATCCAGTCAGTGCTTGTTCCTCTAATTTTCTTCCTGCCTTCTGGACCACtgccaggtttttaaaaatctaagttcTAGGGTCAAAAATCTTGATTCAGGTCTGGTCACCTTCCTTGaagagcgcgcgcgcgcgcgcgcacgcacacacacacacacacacacattttgatcTTCTTGGAGTGAGGAGGGTACACGGAGCAGGGGGTGTGAGAATGTCTGTCTATTGTTTATCTCTTAGATAAAAAggtcttgttgattttttttttcttttggatgagCAATTAAAGGAGCCAGGAAGTGTAGCTTCCCCACAAAAGGTAGAAGAAAGTAAGGGGTTCAATAAtttaaacttctttctttttatgttctCTCGCTGAAATTATAAGCACAAGGCTGTCCTCGTTTCAGGCCTGACTGTACTTAGACCCATGGTGATGGTGGTAGGGTTCATCTGTCTCTCCCATGAGGCAGACTTTGTGTTGGTGGGGAGACGTGCCTGTTGGGAGCATGGGCATGCGTGTGCAGGGTGACTACACATTGTATTGTTCGCAGTGTGACGCGGGAGAGCAGTGCGCCGTGCGAAAAGGAGCTAGGATCGGGAAGCTGTGCGACTGTCCCCGAGGAACCTCCTGCAATTCCTTCCTCCTGAAGTGCTTATGAGGCGTCCGCCCTTCTCCATaagtccccctgcccccactttcCCCAGAGGACCACACCTTCATCCCCGGAGTTTGGCTTTAGCAGCAAAGTTTGCATCTCCCTCTGAGGAAAAGGGGGCTCTTTTCCTGCTGTTTCCAAATAAAAGAACACATTAGGTGTTACTGTGTGAAGGGTAATGCCTTGTATGGTGTTGATACGTGTGCAAAGTattctattcttattttatctGTCTGACAAgcttttcaaagctttttcaaataaaaagcttttactttttatttaaataaagaaggAGAACTTCACTttgaaaattgtatttttgtAGGTGGCATGACAGGATGAAAATTAGATCAGGTAAATCTGGTAGATGACATCACAACCTGGAAAATAAATCACCCCAAGCATCACAAATTGAAGCATGTACAAATTATACATAATAAAGTGTTTTTCATAATTGCTCATAGTGCTTTGTTGTTTCTGCATAAGTAATTTCAACAGGAATGGTGGCATTAATCATGCTGTTGTTTTcaaggagaaatatttttaaaatagcagtcTATTGGGAAAACGGCACCGGGGCTCCAAGGAGTTTTCATCATTAATTAGGAGTTTGCCACACAAGCTTTTGTACacaatttttctttgattgcagtggtgtgtggggtgtgtgtgtgtgtgtgtgagagagagagagagagaaagagagagagaaagatgaaataaagtGAAGATGGTTGGAGTTGAgttgatatattttgtttattaaacGCTTTAGCTAGAATACTTAATTTTAggtgaaataaaatgaagatggTTGGAGTTGAGttgatacattttgtttattaaatGCTTTAGCTAGAATACTTAATTTTAACAGGGAGACCAATACAAGAGAAACTGTCCCATACTTTAGCCACATTAAAAGCAATTTGAAAAATTAGGACTTTTGTTTTGACACCTCTTTATTAGAAGATATtcattggttaaaaaaaacaaaacagtgggcTCTTTGGGAGTTGTTGTTTGTCCAAAGGAAGGTAACTAGCTATTTCAGGTGCCCTAAGCATGTGAGACACAACCATTCGCACTATTTACTACACCATCCTGGAAATATTCTCACTTCAAAGGAGTAACAGTCATTTCAGTAAATAGTTTTGAGGGGAACAAGTGAAAATTAATGGGGGTAGCTTCAACTCAAGAAATACAAAAATCTTAAATGTAAAGTTTAAGAGTCTTAAAATGTTTCTGAGTGCTTACCCGAGGTCACATTTCTGGGCGTTTAAACCAAACTAAGTAACAGTTAGGTGGAAGCATCATGAGAGGAACAGGTGCTTTTTCCTAATGCAAACTCAGGAGGCACCTACATAGTAGTAGAATTTAAAACTAAAGTCCCTCCACTGATTCTTGGGGACCTAGAGTAtgctgttaaaaaatattttcatacacAACTGCCTTTTGCAGTGTTCTCATTGTTATTGTTATCATGGGTGGTCTTCCTAATAATCTTGCAAGATACTGTTATCACTCCTCTGCCCCCACCgcagaggagaaaacagacacCAAGAGAGGAGACAGAACTAGCTCAAGTTACCCAATCCTAAATCATGATCTCAGCTCTAATTTCTCTGACTCCAaagatttatcttttctctccatgTCCCTCCAGAACAGGCTGTATGGACTCCCAAATTCCCCAGaagctcttctttttttagtaGAAATTAGCTCATTGGGATGCCAGTGTATTTTGAGGGGGGGGGTCACACTTCAATTTGAATTCCAGGCTTTAGTTGTGATTGAAATGTGTTgcattttaatctttaaaaactgaaaagagtTATTCAATAGTTTCATAGTCCACTGCTTTTCCAGAAAGCATTTCAGTTGAAATTCTATCTTCTCGAGTACCTTAACTCTTCCCATTTGTGTCAGTCCTACATAAATACGATGTGGAAATTGCTTTAATCATTGGTTAGTGCACAGATAGGACCCTCAGGGATAACACTTAGAACTGCTTCCCATTTTACCCTGGAATGTTTCACCCAAAAGCAAGAAGTGTTGGAGGAATTTGTAGTTCAAAGAGAAGAATAAGAATATTGCTCTAAACCCCTTTAACTTGCCCCCTCACCCCTACCCCTACTATATC containing:
- the CARTPT gene encoding cocaine- and amphetamine-regulated transcript protein, whose translation is MESPRLRLLPLLGAALLLLLPLLGTLAQEGAELQPRALDIYSAVEDASHEKELIEALQEVLKKLKSKRIPIYEKKYGQVPMCDAGEQCAVRKGARIGKLCDCPRGTSCNSFLLKCL